In the Ptychodera flava strain L36383 chromosome 1, AS_Pfla_20210202, whole genome shotgun sequence genome, AAGTCTTCGGCTGAACTGGCAGATGGTTGGCTGTACATCAGCTCTGAGGGCAGGTTTACTTCCTCCCGAGCATCCGTCGGTTGGCTGTATAGCCAGTGCTGCGATTTACGGATGCTCGCATGGCTGCTGCAATCTGGGGTAGGTTGATATTCCAGTCACTTTGTGCGCTGGGTTCAGTCCCGCTGTCTGCCCACTCGTACACATACTGTAACTCAGGGTCGTTCGGTTGCGCTTCCTTGATGTCATTTGTGGTGCCCATAGGAATTGCCGTGCCGTCGAATTTATCACTGCTTCGGGTCACTTCGTAGACTTTCAAGGTCACATGTTCGCTGTCCCATCCGTGCTCGGTATCAGCATGAGTATGAAACACTGTCGTCACCATGGGGTCCTCTGTGTGTTGTATTCGCTATCCCATGATGCTCCGCCAGGGTCCCATGGCCTTCGCAGAGTTACAATCGCCTGTCTTTCCCACTTGTGATGTAGGCAATGCATCACTGCTGTATATCCGCTGCAGACAATTATCATGGTCGTTCTCCATTTGTAAAAGTCGGGGCAAACACTGATGTTCCTTTCACAACGGCTAGTCAGGGTAATGGCAGGATACAGTTTGATGATCACATGGCCATCAGTGAAGAGTCCTTGGGTCAGCAAATACAACATTATGATTATTGCCACCGCTAGACAACTTCTATAGTATTTACTGTATTCTACTTTATGGGAAGTTATTTTACCCCACATGGTGAAACCAGGCGAGTGGCCTGTCTTCCCACCTCCAGTGCTATTCACCATATCTACTCCATCAACTCCCAGTGGCTTTATCCACCCTCCTTCAAGGTCAGTTTGTGTAGATATGCCCATATCTGGGGTAACAGCATTCCTCACAGTTGTTTTGAGGTCGACAGATCACTTCGACAGATCCACTTCGACTGTTTCCTGTCTGGTCCAGTAGGCCTTTTAGGGTTTCTTGGGTCATGCCTAGGCCTTCTTGGATGACCCCTGGGAGTTTAAATGCTCTGACAATGAGGGCGCAGTTGCATTGTCTTGAACAGGCTGCTTCCCTTTTTGCCAATGTCCAGTTAAGTGATCGCTGCCAGTAAGAGGACTGTCAGTAGTTGATGAGACAGATGGGCGAACTACTGCAATAGCGTTTGCTGCACCCTGTGTCGCTCCCTGACTATCCACTTTGGTGTCACCTGCAGTCCGATCACTACATTCATTTTGAGTGATGTTGACTTGTGTCTGGGAAACCAAGAACTGACTGTTTTCCTGGAAAGCCGTAATTTCTTGACCTTTATCGCTGAGCAACTGTTCTAGCAGCTGAACCTCATTATCCAATGGTTTCTCCATGAATTGTGGCTTCTGCACTCTGTCATTCAATTGCTCAATTTCTAACTTCTGGGATGTTATAATCTCTTCTTTGATTTCTGCTTCCCTTTTAAGATTGTTAATTTCTGATGCCAGCTCAGTGATGATGTCAAGAGTGCGCGTCTCGGATAATATGGGTTGGATATGACGACTCTTTTCTTTCAATGGTGTCAACTCTTCCTGCAAATTCTTGACTTTCTTTTTATAGAAGTCCAGCTCTGCTATTGCTGCAACCAGCTCCTGTGTCACCTCTTCAAAGTGTGAAGCTTTCTCTTGCTTGCTGTCAACAAGTCTCTTAAGACAAGCATTTTCATCTGTGAGGGCTGAAATatacttttcttcttctttcaatGTGTCCGTCATTTGTTGAATGGTATCTTCAAATTCTTTGGCTTGATGTTTGTACTCTAATTCACTTGCAGTCATTTCAGAAGTCAGGAAATCATTCTGTTCCTTCAatgtgtcaatttgtttctgcaTGTTGCTCCTGGCTTCTTCcatattttcaagtctcccctcATATGCTTTTACAGTGTCATTATTGACGCTTGACATTGCCAGAATGGTCTTGTTAAGTCGTGCCTGAAGCTCCTGATGTTGTCTGTTCTGCTCCTCACTCTGTTCCAATTTCTTTTCAAGAATTTCCATTTCACTTTTATGCGTGTTGTTCATCTTGACCAGTCTCTGTTCCGCATGAAAGACTTCCTGACGTTCAGTTTCCAGATTTTCTATTTGAACTTTTAGTTCCTTATTTTCGTTGATGACAACAGAACACTGTTTCTGCTTTTCTTCAAGGTTTTTCCCAAGTTTCTGAAGCTCTGACGTCACTTCCTCCTTTTCCCAAATCAAGATGTCTTTGTCTTCCTCTGACTGGTCATACTTCTTCTGCAAGGAATCAGTGATTTCTTCAAAATCTTCAATCTGAGACTCGTTCAGCTGTTTTAACTGCACTATTTCTCTTTGAAGCCGTTCATTCTGGTCCTtcaagttgtcaatcaaatctaTAGTTGGCCGATAGGGCGACCCCGATGGTGTAGAGGTGGCAACGTCTGATTGACTGAAGTGCTTGGCTAATGTGCTAATGATTTGCTGGTAACTGATCTTTCCTTGCTGTTCTATCAATGAAGTGTAAATTTCACGAGCTGTTCCACCCAAACACCGACACAGATAATGTTTTTGTTCATTATCCGACCAGTCTAGGGCGTCTGAATAGTTCGTGAATTTAATATAGAAAACGCCCCACTTCCTTCCCTTTTCTCCCGAGAAAGTAAGCGTCTTTGGCAGTGTAACCTGCTTGAGCGGAGCTTCTCTATCTCGGTGGGCAGGTGGGGGGACATCTTCGTCGGTGTCCTCTGAATCGGAATCGAGTACGGACCACTTTCCCTTCGTGCCATAGCGCGGGCTCCCTCTAGTTATGGGAGGGCTCCACGCCATCGCCCGACGGGGCTGGTCCCTACTCACGCTTTCCCTGGCCCTGCTACGTCTTTGGCGGGTTTCCCTATCCGGGGAGTCCCTCCTTTGACTCAGGGGATAGGGTGGCGGCGGAGTGCGGTACGTGCTCGAGTCACGGGAGTAAGGTTGGTCCGTGCGCCGGCTTCGCCTCTCCGAACggtaaattatttcttcaccgtCGTTATCGTCAGGTTCCTTATAGAACCCATCTAGTTTTCTTCTTGACGAAAAGCCCGCGTTCGCTGGTCTGCGGGCCTGCGCGCTGTGGCGACGGTGTTCTCCCTCTCCCCTCTTTGAGCGGTGAGGGCGCCAGTCATCGCCGTCAGAAAGGAAATCATCGTCGGATGGATAGTGGGAGGGGCTCGCCCTTCGTCCCATCCTTACCTCCCTGTGAGGTCGTTCGTCACCCATGTCTTTATATTCTAGCCTTGGGTGAGCTCGTTTATTCGTGCTGTTGTCGTAGTTTTGGCTTAGCCTATCTACTCTCTGGGCTAGTCCAGGGACGGGGACTGATGCTAGGGAATCTTCTACATCCCAGTCCCGGGCTGTTTTTGTCGCCCAATCATCCCCTCCCCTGGTGTCATAACCCATGGTGTGACCTTCCCTACGTTGGGTACTTGTTGTCCTCGGCCCATAGGTAATCATGTCAAGAAAGACAGCTTGGGGTCTAAAATTCCTGATGTTCTCTAGCCCCCTCGGGGTGACCCCTCCAGGCTGGTCCCTAAGTTTCATAATTTCTTTCGCTGTTTTCTTGCCGACCCCAGGTAGAACAAGCAGTGTGTCTGGGTCGCAATGATTTAAGTCTATCTTGTCCTCTGTAAACTCCATTGTGGTGGTAATAATTTTTTGAAGTTGAGGACTTCTGGGTAATAATTGTCTTTGTCTGGTATTGGAGCTCAAAGTGTCACAAAGTGGGGTTTCACTTTAAAACCCTATGGACAACGATGTTTCCCAAAAATTTATTGAGCTCAACAATTGTCAAAATCtgtgtcaaaatattgcactgGGTATACAACCCTATACCTCCCTTACAAAACAATAGTTGCTTATAAAGGGTCTAGGAGGGGCGCCACCCAGTGCGAAATTTATGGTATGTACCTGATAGAGAGGGCCCGGTATACTTGcaagcacacacacagacacttcCCTATCACACCGCTGGCTGACGTTAGCAACACCAGCTTAGattttaaacaacaaaaatctttattgaaaataaactcgaaaataaataatgatccttgttttcacacaaaaataagAACGGTAAACGTCAACAAAAAGAATCAAATGCAATCACGCTGTACGGGGCACCGTCAGGCGACAGCCGAACCAACCTGTGGCGCGAATCCTGAGTCACGTGACGGAATTTTCCCAGCGCGCGGTAAATTCAGTGAGAGAATTTGAGCAAGGGCCGAACGTTTCCAAAACGCACCCTACGGCAATTTGCTACAAAAATCCTCGCACAAATGGACAAAAACTAGTGTGAGAGGGTCTGACTTACGTCTCCCTTCTAATTTTGGAACAGTGAGAGCTCACTTGCTCTGATTGAAAACTGTTCTTTGATATCACGCGTGTTTGGGCAGCCGCGTCACTACGGACTGGCTTTCCCGTGGTTGCGTGAAAAAATCAAAGCCGTACGATCGCACCACACCGTACAAAAAATATGACTTGCCCCAAAACCTCCGTCTCCTCCTCCTTCTTGGGAGAGAAAAGGCTAGCTGGGGAAGTCAAAAACTAAAAAATTTCGCAGCGATCACTCCCTAAACCCAAGGGCAGTGGACCGCGGCACGATGGACGAGTCTAACTCTGAATCGCCTCGTGCAAAATTAGAAAAAGTGGCTAGCACCCCACGTCTGGTTCGGAGCTTTTGCTCGCAGCGCCAGTGAAGTGATAGCCGGGTGAATATATGTACTCACCGTGGTGAAGCAAGATGTACTCTCCAGAACAGGAATGGTACGTCTGTTCAGACAGTCTAGGTATCTGGCTTCTAGAGCGATGAGTAGATAATTATATCAGAGCTTGTAGCTGCGTGATGCGTATAGTATGGCTGTAGTCTTAGATCTGGCGTGTTCCGATGCGGAGATCACATGGTCCCAGGACGCTGACTCTGCGGGGGGGTCGGCAGTATCCCCTAGCAACCCACAGAGGCAGTTGGGGGCGCTGTTCACACTACAGGATCAAGAAGGCAATCAAGAAGCGACTGTCTTCTGACATTGTTTCCATGATTTTGAGGATCAGCTCAAGAGGGCGGGCACGCGTcaaagggtcaaagttcaagaaGGTCGAAAAGGGTCACTGGTACGTCATTTTTCAGAAAACTGGTTCATGTGCACAGCTCTGTGCAGTTGTTTTTGTCAAGGATTGAACTTCCCAGTTGTCGTCCAGATCACAGGCGTATTGGGTCTGCACGTCTTTGTGTGTATAGTTTTAATAAGGCCCGTCTTTCCCATCCTAAAGACTGAACGAACACTCCGAGGGCCTGGCGGGCGCCTGTTACAAGGGCAGCCTCTATCACGGAAATGTTAAAATCTCAGTGAAATGGCCGAACAAACTGTATTGTTAGTAATGCAGTGTCTGCTGTTGATTATGACTGACACGGGCTGGATTGACCATGCTGCCAGTACCCATAGCAACAGTTGCATGATATTCAGTAGCCCAGTGCACAAGTAACTCGATCGGGGGTAAGTGTGATATTGTTCTTTTGGACTTCAATATGTAACCTTTCATCAGACATCCATGATCCGCACATAGTGCATTGCAGGTCAACCAGCAATACACTTATCTAGCTTTTTaacataaaatatcaaaattaagcAATTTTATGGTTTAAATGTGGCTACTCAAGAGTAACCGTGGATTACAcagtaaattgtaaatttatatcGTATTCTATTTCTAAATGCTTCAGTCGTTTACTTTATTAGCTTTAAATTGGCTTATTTTCAATGTGGATTCTTTGGTTTTCATGTAAAAGTGAGAAATCGATTAACACTGCTGTGAGGCTGACTTTCACACAGCTTAGCCCTACACATTTTGTAGCCTGCAATAAGCACAGTGGCACAAGTTATTATCAGTCATAGcaagaatataaaaaaataataaatttatcattattaaaacttgataaaaattgaatgtttttgtcattattgtatgcTTACAAAAGTGTCCTACTGTATGATGACCagttttcatgccaaatttGTGAAGTTGTCATAGAGACCCcgttattaataaatttatgattatgaatattcttgataaaaataatattactGTCATTATACTTATAAAATTACCCTAAAGCACTTGAATCCTAAATTAAGATcagtaattttcccaaattcAAACAGTTGTAGTACAGACTCAGAGAAACAGTTACAGCAGCACCAACATTACACTGTAACTTGATGCGCGGTCACAGTACTGCCTTGGCATTACTGTTTAGAGGGTCTGCCAAGGCAGTACTGTGACCGCGCATGAAGACAATGCGCACTGTTGTTGCTGCTGTGACTGTTCCTCTGAGTCTATGCTACAGCTGCATGAATTTGGCAAAAATACTGATCATCATATGAAATTCAAGTGTTGTAGAGTAcatttgtaagtatacaataatgacagaaatattaatcttttatcaagaatattcacaatcataaatttattaattacaGGGTCTCTACTACAACTGCACGAATTTAGCATGAAAATGGATTATCATTTAGGATTCAAGTGCAGTTTGGAAgttttgtaagtatacaataatgacagaaatatttaatttttatcaagttgtcataatcaaatatttattaatttatgatAATACCTTGTGCCCCTGTGCTTATTGCAGGCTACATAGACTGATAATGCTCTGTGCCCTGAGGAAGAAAATCATTGGAAAATTAACTGTAATATCTTGAAGATTGGAACATTTTCACTTGTCAATAGTACTCAGCTAACACACATTCCCTGCACCCtctggtggagggactgtggctatATAACCCAGTGCTTGAAGAAAGTGAATACCGCCGCAGGACAGAAAGGAAACAGTTGTGTGCTACAACATTCTATAACACAAATTTCTGCCCCTGCTACTGACTGATGATCtttttaggggagaaccatttgattccTTGAGGAGGGGCTTACATTATTGACAGATTATTAACAGatgaagaaggaaaaaaaatgattcactAATGTCTACCAGTAAATATTCAGTAGTgacagaaaagagaaaaaattgcTGCCTTCACCATTCCTCCTCCcccaagaaatcaaatggttctccaaTTGTGTAGGCATTTGTGTAAATACTTTCTAATCGAAGATGATGAGAGTGTTAGTTAATTGCCACCCAAATAAAGCATGGCTTGGGATTGGTCAGTTTGGCTCTTTTTGTCACTATCACACATACTCACTTGTGTCTGAAATGTGGAAAATTTACCAAAAAACTTTTATGCATATCTGTAGACCATAAAcccaaaatttatttcattgaatgaCTTGTGTTAACATCAACAACCTACAAAACCATAACCTATTGTGGCCATGCATTTTCATATGCTGCACCTATACTATGCAATGCACTACCACTCGACATCAGAGAATCCCAAAACGTGGACTcaactttcaaaagaaaactgaaaacgCACTTTTTCTCTAGAGCATACAGTGTGGTTTAGCCATTAAGCTTCACAGAGCAAAATATTTGTTGGGGGATTTTAGCACTATATAAACtttgctgattgattgattgattgattgattgaactttcgtcaatgaaattttcaaccattctcttaccaaaacaagaataaaattgAGCTGGGGGtatactgtgcaaattttggtacaagaggaACAAActgacatttaccaatattttaaaatcaaaatggctgctatctcTGAGTTAACTCTAGGGATAATAATAAAAACTAAGACTGAAATTGTTCTTACttcaagaactttaaaatgaaccccaacaacaGTAGACCAGGGAGTACCGGTATGTACTGTAAAAATTTTAGAGCCTGAATGTTTTGTCTCTAAGGTGCATTCTAGTTTAATCTGaaatttgttgcagtttttaGGCTGCGATAGATGAAACATACTGGGCCACAAATTCAGGCCCGTTCAAATTCAAAGATCCAATTAAAAAGAAGACAATTTGATTTGGTAAATTGATATTAAGTCAACAGCAGTGTTGCAGTTGCAGTTTGTTGGAgaaaaataattggctaaaaTTTGCCATTGTCACAGCAGaataaacaaatttttgaccttTTTTACCATTACTAAAGAATCCTCATTTAAAATGGAAAGTCCCAAATTTTACCAGCTGGATGAAACATTTTTTCACCTTGAAAAATAGCCTGGATGACTTTgattttctttactgaacatCCACTTtagttaaagggatatagtcggaactgcgctcaaaggtcgtatgggacccataccacccatggcaacaatgtattcaaggcacaatggtgattgatgaaagttaaaacatgtctgtcataatctatcatcgtataatttaaatgttgcagctatgatgatgaggtacaTCTTGATATTgtacacgaaatacattgtttgtaaacaagaaactcgcacaggcgcagttcagaCGACTACCGGTATATCCCTTTAATTGATTGAGAAGGTTTAAAGTGATTGTTTAGGGGACCCCAATTATTCATCATCACTACCTGTACATGTACCTTAGTATTTTGTGTTAGAAAGGAGAAAATTGTGCATTTTCTCGATGCAAAGTTTATCATTCTGTTGTCTTCAGATTCATTTTAATCGACTATTCTTTTATCATGGTTTCCAGCAACGACAAAAGGCAGAGCTTTGTAGGCTACTTAGATCGCTTGTTTCTTACCACATTTTTCTTAACATCTCAAGGACCTTTATTTTGTCATCAACGTTCtgtgctggtttaggggcctttaattttgttttctgtataCAAGAGATACATACTGATTATTAGCTCATATttagtatatatgtatatataccaaagagagcttatatggtaggtCGGTGGcgtctatatatctatctgtattgggtatgtatgtatttgtgtcacagtatgtatgtgtatatgtgtgtgtgtgttctttaTGATGACTTTAGTCATATTTTGGGGggtgcaatttttcccattcttggtcaaaaattcttcttctctgaaagcgctcatatcattgacttgaaacttggtatgcatgatcctagggttgacctctgtcagatttattcaaattgtggttaatttttcatatttgtaaacttaacgcaatttttcccattgttGGTCaagaaatcattttctcccaaagttcaTGTTGGATCTTTGAAACTTGATAATCTTAATCCTAGGGTTGTCTTCTGTTGGATTTGTTAAaataatggtgaaattttcatgttagtatttttggtcaaaaaatcattttctcttaaCTTActtttctgattgctttgaaacttggtatgcatgtacctaGAAGCATTCTTACTTGAAAgccttcaaattgtgatgaaacttttatattcatattttggGGGCACTttttcaagcatactgtgatgttgtcttttctcggagtggtataaatcaaatgtggatattaaaaaattctaaggaactcttggaaaatatgaaatcaagatctgtttcaaaaataacacctattaaaactttcgatttttccacattgtataccacaataccacatgataaattgaaagaacgctcgaaaaacatcatcaaccaagcatttttctacaaaaatggttcacgccgttacaaatatgtagtattagggtataattctacatattttgtttaaaatattactaacacttaagtgttttataccgagaaagacattatcagtatgcttgatttgctcattgacaacatatttgtagaatttggaggacacattttccaacagtgtataggaattcctatgggcactaactgtgctcccttgcttgcagacttatttctgttctcatacgaagCAGAATTTATCTAGAacctaatcaaacagaaaaaggtctctgtagctagaactttcaacctaacatttagatacatagacgatgttatttcaatgaataactctgaattcagtgactatctcgctatgatttatcctctaGAATTGGAGattgaagaaactacagaaatggcctcttctgcttcatatctggacattttactttaatttcactctaatggtcacctttctactaggctatatgacaagagagatgatttcaactttagtatactcaattttccacacctcatcagtaatattccactctcacctgcttatggggtaaacatttcccagcttattcgatatgccaGAGCATGCAgatcatatggtgattttgtagagagacatggccatctctcttacaaactattaaatcaaggttacaccagagcaagaattgtctctgcattcaaacgcctttttggcaggtatcgcaagctggtagataaatataatatctctcttcgacaattgatcgctgatggcatcggtgacattgggccttagggacggaccattagatcttgggagggggggtggtcaaaaacagaaaaaaaaaattttcagagcagaaagttaggaaaaaaaaatcttctaactagtttgcaaaataaaaaaaaataaataagaagacaaaggcgtaaaaaaaaaatctgcaaaaatctttaaaattttattttcttttagattttaccgacagtaagcaactttctgtatttttaatacatcctcccggcacatttttaattttaatttatacatttagagtgactgtatcccttatactggaagttgtgattatcttatcttttcaggactttgtattctgatcacttgaaaattatgaaattatagagcctgttttctacttgtttcctgcgtacaaaccaagcaggtacactaggtaaaacattgaaactatggtatggttgtcaagacagaaagttgtatttgccttttaagatcaaggtaaacagatgcaggccacatcagtttcatttttttcacagcattttattacaatgatgaaagcaagaatgggtgaacaagtagaaacacgtcaataatgataaaaacaacatctcaagtcattatgtattattttgcttttaaaaaggcattttcaattcttctttctcaaaaaacagcttcaaataacaacagcaacacatgttttaacattcaacaatacactacgtagaatgccatctatccacaaatcccaacacaaaaacacataaaagggttgaactttgaaagtttctagatagcaatactgaataaatctgcatggttaatcatttttgtgtagcaaatttcaaagaaattggacaagccctttcagagaatacagattttttgaccatgaatggcataaattgcccaaaaagacaaatattgaaatttcaacacatctatacacatccaatcaatttggacatgctgctacagagaaatagatgttttgatcaaaaaaggggcaacaattgctctaaaacacaaatatgcaaatttcactatattatttagcttattttagcttctcagcttgtcaaaatcaattgtaaatcatgagatatgcatgatgtttggtggggtgaatgtaggcatttcaccacgcagtagaaagggaagccaggaaaccaaaatagtcaattttcaaaactatacgaagctactgaggagcaagaagaccatgttcagaggaagatgtgtaatccgaaaaaaatgctccaaagtgccaccaaataacaccatttttatctctatttttcaaaagctacaacagcaggagggggaccaaaaatactcccaaagtgccaccaaataacaccattttaatctctatttttcaaaagctccaacagccccctcctgacc is a window encoding:
- the LOC139142123 gene encoding uncharacterized protein; translated protein: MEFTEDKIDLNHCDPDTLLVLPGVGKKTAKEIMKLRDQPGGVTPRGLENIRNFRPQAVFLDMITYGPRTTSTQRREGHTMGYDTRGGDDWATKTARDWDVEDSLASVPVPGLAQRVDRLSQNYDNSTNKRAHPRLEYKDMGDERPHREVRMGRRASPSHYPSDDDFLSDGDDWRPHRSKRGEGEHRRHSAQARRPANAGFSSRRKLDGFYKEPDDNDGEEIIYRSERRSRRTDQPYSRDSSTYRTPPPPYPLSQRRDSPDRETRQRRSRARESVSRDQPRRAMAWSPPITRGSPRYGTKGKWSVLDSDSEDTDEDVPPPAHRDREAPLKQVTLPKTLTFSGEKGRKWGVFYIKFTNYSDALDWSDNEQKHYLCRCLGGTAREIYTSLIEQQGKISYQQIISTLAKHFSQSDVATSTPSGSPYRPTIDLIDNLKDQNERLQREIVQLKQLNESQIEDFEEITDSLQKKYDQSEEDKDILIWEKEEVTSELQKLGKNLEEKQKQCSVVINENKELKVQIENLETERQEVFHAEQRLVKMNNTHKSEMEILEKKLEQSEEQNRQHQELQARLNKTILAMSSVNNDTVKAYEGRLENMEEARSNMQKQIDTLKEQNDFLTSEMTASELEYKHQAKEFEDTIQQMTDTLKEEEKYISALTDENACLKRLVDSKQEKASHFEEVTQELVAAIAELDFYKKKVKNLQEELTPLKEKSRHIQPILSETRTLDIITELASEINNLKREAEIKEEIITSQKLEIEQLNDRVQKPQFMEKPLDNEVQLLEQLLSDKGQEITAFQENSQFLVSQTQVNITQNECSDRTAGDTKVDSQGATQGAANAIAVVRPSVSSTTDSPLTGSDHLTGHWQKGKQPVQDNATAPSLSEHLNSQGSSKKA